A stretch of Cucumis sativus cultivar 9930 chromosome 2, Cucumber_9930_V3, whole genome shotgun sequence DNA encodes these proteins:
- the LOC101205856 gene encoding GDSL esterase/lipase At2g30310 — MARVNCLIAALSLHTIWLLVVLTKPCSSLEPKTTPSFPAILIFGDSTVDTGNNNFIPTIFKGNYSPYGKNFPGHLATGRFSDGKLIPDMVASRLGIKELVPPFLDPKLSNDDIKTGVSFASAGTGFDDLTAAISKVIPVMKQIDHFKNYIQRLQGVVGVDESKRIINNALVVISAGTNDLNINFYDLPTRQLQYNISGYQDFLQNRLQSLIKEIYQLGCRNIVVAGLPPVGCLPIQETIAFENPLKRNCLKDQNSDSVAYNQKLSKLLTNLQPQLAGSKILYADIYTPLIDMLNNPQKYGFDHTNRGCCGTGLVEAGPLCNPKTPTCENSSKFMFWDSIHPTEAAYKFIAEALLKKLGDTQNWN; from the exons ATGGCACGAGTTAATTGCCTCATTGCTGCTCTATCACTACACACAATTTGGCTGCTAGTAGTTCTCACCAAACCGTGCAGTTCTCTAGAGCCAAAAACTACTCCATCATTTCCTGCCATTCTCATATTCGGCGATTCTACAGTGGATACCGGAAATAACAACTTCATTCCCACAATTTTCAAGGGCAATTACTCCCCATATGGCAAAAATTTCCCTGGTCATCTTGCTACTGGAAGGTTTAGTGATGGAAAACTCATTCCTGATATGGTAGCTTCTAGGCTAGGGATAAAAGAGCTTGTTCCTCCATTTTTGGATCCAAAATTGTCAAATGATGACATAAAAACAGGTGTTAGTTTTGCATCTGCTGGCACGGGATTCGATGATCTAACTGCTGCTATATCCAAAGTCATTCCTGTGATGAAGCAAATTGATCATTTCAAGAACTACATTCAGAGGCTTCAAGGGGTTGTGGGTGTGGATGAAAGTAAGAGGATAATTAACAATGCTTTGGTTGTTATTAGTGCAGGAACCAACGACTTGAACATCAATTTTTATGACCTTCCCACTAGGCAGTTGCAGTACAATATTAGTGGCTATCAAGATTTTCTTCAGAATAGGCTACAAAGTTTAATCAAG GAAATTTACCAACTTGGATGCCGAAACATAGTGGTTGCCGGCCTCCCACCTGTTGGTTGTCTTCCCATTCAAGAGACCATAGCATTTGAGAATCCCCTAAAGCgaaattgtttaaaagatCAAAACTCAGATTCCGTAGCCTACAATCAGAAACTTTCAAAGCTGCTGACCAATTTACAGCCACAGCTCGCAGGAAGCAAAATTCTGTATGCGGACATTTACACCCCTCTCATCGACATGCTAAACAATCCTCAAAAATATG gTTTTGATCACACGAACAGAGGTTGCTGTGGAACTGGATTGGTGGAAGCAGGGCCTTTGTGTAATCCAAAAACCCCAACGTGtgaaaattcatcaaaattcaTGTTTTGGGACAGCATTCATCCGACTGAAGCAGCCTACAAATTCATCGCCGAGGCACTTCTTAAGAAACTTGGAGACACCCAGAATTGGAATTGA